A region from the Dromaius novaehollandiae isolate bDroNov1 chromosome 28, bDroNov1.hap1, whole genome shotgun sequence genome encodes:
- the ATP5MC2 gene encoding ATP synthase F(0) complex subunit C2, mitochondrial: MYACAKFVSAPALVRRSSRVLCRPLSASVLSRPEAQTEQSQPACRGIRTSTACRDIDTAAKFIGAGAATVGVAGSGAGIGTVFGSLIIGYARNPSLKQQLFSYAILGFALSEAMGLFCLMVAFLILFAM, from the exons ATGTACGCCTGCGCAAAGTTCGTCTCCGCTCCCGCGCTG GTGAGGAGGAGCTCGCGGGTGCTGTGCCGGCCGCTCTCTGCCTCCGTGCTGAGCCGCCCCGAGGCCCAGACAGAGCAG AGCCAGCCCGCCTGCCGGGGCATCCGGACCAGCACGGCCTGCCGGGACATCGACACTGCCGCCAAGTTCATCGGCGCCGGCGCTGCGACCGTGGGGGTGGCCGGCTCCGGGGCCGGCATCGGCACCGTCTTCGGCAGCCTCATCATCGGCTACGCCAG GAACCCGTCCCTcaaacagcagcttttctcctaCGCCATCCTGGGCTTTGCCCTCTCCGAGGCCATGGGGCTCTTCTGCCTCATGGTGGCCTTCCTCATCCTCTTCGCCATGTGA